From Verrucomicrobia bacterium S94, the proteins below share one genomic window:
- a CDS encoding alkyl/aryl-sulfatase, which yields MTNKLKQGTLLSVFILSAYAAFGGTQVDPQMARDLLHSQNKQFEQQIVKVADNVFTAVGFHGANTSMIVGNDGVIIIDTLKGPASAAKALKAFRAYSDKPVKAIIYTHSHGDHIGGAAAFMKNGTPDIYATAGFGSAEGGINKDVNPVKGKRNIRQFGRNLPPKEQTNRGVAPAGTEDHDGGEGFVPPTVRISEDGYKTVIAGVELEFYLSPGETDDALFVWMPNEKVLFAGDNFYHSFPNLYAIRGTVYRDVLDWSDSVAKMATFKPQRLVPGHTMPMLDPVAATAALKNYSEAIRSVYDQTVEGINAGKSPDQIAHEVKLPAHLKDQSYLIEFYGTVPHAVRAIYAGLLGWFDGNPTTLNPLEPRIKARKTADLAGGTQSLTKQMEAALTAGDYQWALELSDHLKWLEDGDRQLARKTKITALRALAEREYNAPNRNYYLSYANELESGELSGIWF from the coding sequence ATGACAAATAAATTAAAACAGGGAACCCTGCTGTCCGTTTTTATACTGTCTGCCTATGCCGCATTCGGAGGCACCCAGGTCGACCCTCAGATGGCACGGGATCTGTTGCATAGTCAGAACAAACAATTCGAGCAGCAGATTGTGAAGGTGGCCGACAACGTATTTACAGCCGTTGGATTCCACGGCGCCAACACTTCAATGATTGTCGGCAACGACGGGGTGATTATCATCGACACCCTCAAAGGACCGGCCAGCGCGGCGAAAGCCCTGAAAGCGTTCCGGGCATACAGCGATAAACCGGTCAAGGCCATTATCTATACCCATAGTCATGGTGACCATATCGGCGGGGCAGCCGCTTTTATGAAAAACGGCACGCCGGATATCTATGCCACCGCAGGTTTCGGTTCCGCCGAGGGCGGCATCAACAAAGATGTGAATCCGGTCAAGGGTAAACGGAATATCCGCCAGTTTGGGCGCAACTTGCCGCCGAAAGAACAGACCAACCGCGGTGTGGCCCCGGCCGGCACGGAAGATCACGACGGCGGCGAAGGTTTTGTGCCCCCAACCGTTCGGATTTCCGAGGATGGCTATAAAACGGTGATCGCAGGCGTTGAACTCGAGTTCTACCTCAGCCCGGGCGAGACCGACGATGCGCTGTTTGTCTGGATGCCGAACGAGAAAGTACTTTTTGCGGGTGATAATTTTTACCACTCCTTCCCCAACCTGTATGCCATTCGCGGCACCGTTTACCGGGATGTGCTGGACTGGTCCGACAGCGTTGCAAAAATGGCGACATTTAAACCGCAGCGTTTGGTTCCGGGGCACACCATGCCGATGCTTGATCCGGTTGCCGCAACTGCTGCATTGAAAAATTACAGTGAAGCCATCCGCAGTGTGTATGACCAGACGGTAGAAGGGATCAATGCGGGCAAAAGTCCTGATCAAATTGCGCATGAAGTAAAACTGCCGGCGCATTTGAAAGATCAATCCTATCTCATCGAGTTCTACGGTACCGTGCCGCATGCCGTTCGTGCCATTTATGCCGGCCTGCTCGGTTGGTTTGATGGCAATCCGACCACGCTCAATCCGCTCGAACCTCGTATTAAAGCCCGAAAAACGGCCGATCTTGCCGGTGGTACGCAATCGCTTACCAAACAGATGGAAGCCGCGCTGACGGCGGGCGATTACCAATGGGCACTCGAACTTTCCGACCATTTAAAATGGCTGGAGGATGGCGACCGGCAACTTGCCCGGAAAACAAAAATAACGGCACTGCGTGCGCTGGCGGAGAGGGAATACAACGCCCCAAACCGGAACTATTACCTGAGCTACGCCAATGAACTCGAATCCGGCGAACTGAGCGGAATCTGGTTTTAA
- a CDS encoding SDR family oxidoreductase, whose translation MKILVTGATGNLGRAVVEALKSENITVKAGARNPEKLNTGTETVRFDFNDSETFAPALESVDAVFLQAPPMDPASPELLKPFIERAAAYGIKHIVFNSALGADANEESPLRRVERILMDSGVPYTITRPNFFMENFSTGFIAPMIVQASAFFLAADDAKTSFISVEDIAAVAASAFAQGLTDQAYNLTGPRALDRTEAAALISEAAGKTITYKAITEETMLQGARDNGMPEGHVQFLAALYQAVRNGWTEPTTSDVEQVLGRPPVSFEEFVRKNSNAWK comes from the coding sequence ATGAAGATACTCGTTACAGGAGCAACCGGAAACCTCGGTCGTGCAGTTGTTGAAGCACTGAAATCCGAAAATATCACCGTCAAAGCCGGAGCGCGGAATCCCGAAAAGCTGAATACCGGAACGGAAACCGTCCGCTTCGATTTTAATGATTCGGAAACCTTCGCCCCGGCACTCGAAAGCGTCGATGCCGTTTTCCTACAGGCTCCACCGATGGATCCGGCGTCGCCCGAACTGCTTAAACCCTTTATCGAACGGGCCGCTGCATACGGCATAAAGCATATCGTATTCAACTCCGCTCTCGGCGCAGATGCAAACGAAGAATCTCCGTTGCGCCGTGTGGAACGCATCCTTATGGATTCCGGTGTGCCTTACACAATTACCCGCCCTAATTTCTTCATGGAAAACTTTTCCACCGGATTTATTGCGCCGATGATCGTACAGGCCAGTGCCTTTTTCCTGGCAGCGGACGATGCAAAAACCAGTTTTATTTCCGTAGAGGACATTGCCGCCGTCGCTGCCTCCGCTTTTGCACAGGGACTGACCGACCAAGCCTACAATCTGACCGGCCCGCGCGCCCTTGACCGCACCGAAGCGGCGGCACTCATCAGCGAAGCCGCCGGAAAAACGATTACCTATAAGGCCATTACGGAAGAAACGATGCTGCAGGGGGCACGTGATAACGGCATGCCCGAAGGTCATGTACAGTTTCTTGCTGCACTCTATCAGGCGGTCCGCAACGGCTGGACCGAACCGACGACGTCCGACGTGGAACAGGTCCTTGGCCGACCGCCGGTCAGCTTCGAGGAATTCGTCCGGAAAAATTCCAATGCCTGGAAATGA